CTGGTTATTGCTCACAATAAAACTTTGGCGGCACAGCTTTGCAGTGAGTTTAAAGAGTTTTTTCCCGACAACTGCGTAGAATATTTTGTAAGCTATTATGATTATTATCAGCCAGAAGCTTACATTCCTTCTACAGATACCTATATTGAAAAAGACGCATCTATAAACGACGAGATAGATAAACTGCGACACTCTGCAACGGCAGCCCTTTTTGAAAGAAGAGATGTTATTATTGTTGCCAGTGTGTCCTGTATATACGGGCTGGGAGACCCGGAGGACTATACTGAGCTTATGCTTTCTTTAAGACCCGGTATGCAAAGGGACAGGGATGAGGTTATAAGAAAACTTGTGGAAATCCAGTACGACAGGAATGATATAGATTTTAGAAGGGGAAGGTTCAGAGTAAGAGGGGATGTTTTGGAGATTTTCCCTGCCTCTTCTTCAGAGGAAATTTTAAGGGTTGAATTTTTTGGGGATGAAATTGAACGGATTACCCAAGTGGATTCCCTTACAGGAGAAATAGTAGGAATAAGAAACCATGCAGCTATTTTTCCTGCATCCCACTATGCTACAACTAAAGAAAAGATGGATAAGGCAATAGAGTCCATTGAGGAGGAGCTTGAAGAGCGGTTAAAAGAGCTAAGAGCAGAAGGAAAGCTTTTGGAGGCTCAGAGGCTTGAACAGAGGACGAGATATGATATTGAAATGATGCAGGAGGTGGGTTTTTGCCAGGGGATAGAAAACTATTCAAGACATATAAGCGGAAGAAAACCCGGAAGTCCTCCTTTTACTCTTATAGATTATTTTCCAAAAGATTTTTTAATGATAATAGATGAATCCCACGTTACCGTACCTCAGATAGGTGCAATGTACAATGGTGACAGGTCAAGAAAGCAATCCCTTGTGGAATACGGGTTCAGGCTGCCTTCAGCTTTTGACAACAGACCCCTTAAATTTGAAGAATTTGAAGAGAGAATAAATCAGATTATATTTGTAAGTGCAACTCCTGCTGAATATGAAATTAAAAACTCAAAACAGATAGTTGAACAGATAATAAGACCTACGGGCTTAGTTGACCCTGAAGTAATAGTAAAGCCTGTTGAGGGGCAAATAGATGACCTTATCGGGGAAATTAGTGAAAGAGTTGAGAAAAACCAAAGGGTGCTTGTTACCACGTTGACTAAGAAAATGGCAGAGGATTTGACAGATTACTTAAAGGAAATGAATTTTAAAGTAAAATACCTTCACTCAGATATTGATACCATTGAGAGGATGGAAATAATACGGGAGTTAAGGCTTGGGGTTTTTGATGTTTTGGTGGGAATAAATCTTTTGAGGGAAGGACTGGATTTGCCGGAAGTATCCCTTGTTGCCATATTGGATGCAGACAAGGAAGGTTTTTTGCGTTCAGAGACATCCCTGATACAGACTATTGGAAGAGCGGCAAGAAATGTTGAGGGCAAGGTAATAATGTATGCTGATGAGGTTACTAAATCCATGCAAAGGGCAATAGATGAGACAAACAGGAGAAGAAGGATACAAATGGAGTACAATAAAACCCACGGTATTACTCCAAGGAGCGTAGTAAAGGGAATACGTGATGTTATAGAGCCGGTAAAGGCAGCGGAAGAGGATGCAAGTTATAAAATTGACAAAGACAAAAAAACAATGACTAAGGAAGAAATAAAAGAACTTATTGATAAAATTACCGCTGAGATGAAACAGGCAGCAGCAGAGTTGCAGTTTGAACGGGCTGCAGAACTGCGGGATATATTGATGGAATTAAAAGAAAAAGCAAAATGAAAGTTTTTTACCGAACTTATGTTTGATTTTTAGTGTTAGTTTGGTATAATATTGTGGTAAGATTTTTAGAGGAAAATAAAAATCATATTAAATAATAGGGAAATAAGGTGTAAATATGGTAAGAGATAAAATTTTTATAAAAGGTGCAAGAGAACACAATCTGAAAGATATAGATGTTGAAATACCAAGGGACAAACTGGTTGTAATTACAGGGGTAAGTGGTTCAGGCAAGTCGTCTCTTGCCTTTGATACCATTTATGCTGAAGGTCAGAGGCGTTATATTGAGTCCCTGTCATCCTATGCAAGGCAATTTTTGGGACAGATGGAAAAGCCGGATGTGGATTATATAGACGGGCTGTCCCCGGCAATATCCATAGACCAGAAGACCACCAGCAGAAATCCCAGGTCCACCGTTGGAACGGTGACGGAAATACACGACTATTTAAGGCTTTTATATGCACGGATAGGTGTACCCCATTGCCCTTCCTGCGGAAAGGAAATTTCACAGCAGACTTTAGATCAGATGGTTGACAGCATTATGCAGCTGGAGGAAGGGACAAGGATACAGCTTTTAGCCCCTGTGGTAAGGGGAAGAAAGGGAGAGTACAAAAAGCTTTTAGATGACATAAAAAAATCCGGATATGTAAGGGTCAGGATAGACAATGAAGTGATGGATGTAAATGAACCCATTGAGCTGGAAAAAAATAAAAAACACAATATTGAAATTGTGGTGGACAGGATTATAGTCAAACCTAATATACAAAAAAGACTTGCAGACTCAATTGAAACTGTATTGAAGTTAAGTGACGGGGTACTTATTGTTGATGTAATCGGAAAAGAAGAAATTTTATTTAGTCAAAATTTTGCATGTACAGACTGTGGAATCAGCATGGAGGAGTTAACGCCAAGGATGTTTTCTTTCAACAACCCTTACGGGGCTTGTCCCAGCTGTACAGGACTCGGCTCTTTACTGAAGGTTGACCCGGATTTGGTTATACCAAATAAAAAGCTGTCTTTAAAAGAAGGGGCAATTGCAGTTGCCGGATGGAATTTAGCTAAGGATGACAGCTATGCAAGTATGTATATGAATGCTTTGGCAAATCATTATAACTTTAGCCTTTCCACCCCTGTTGAAGACTTGCCTGAACATATTTTGGACGTAATCCTCTATGGAACAAAAGGTGAAAAGGTATTGGCAGAATATAACGGAAAGTATGGGGATGGAACTTTCATGACCTCTTTTGAGGGAATAGTAAACAGTGTGGAGAGGCGGTATAATGAGACACAAAAGGAAGAAATGAAGCAGTATTATGAACAGTTTATGAGTGAGAATTTGTGTTCAGAGTGTAATGGTGCCAGATTGAAAAAAGAGGTTCTTGCAGTAACGGTGGGCGGGAAAAATATTCATGAGGTCAGCTGTATGTCTGTGGGAGATGCAAAGCAATTTTTTAAGGATATAAATTTATCTGAAAGGGACAGGCTGATAGCCCGCCAGATATTGAAGGAAATAAATGAAAGATTGGGATTTTTGGTGGATGTAGGTTTAGATTATCTTACATTGTCAAGAGCTGCCGGCACACTTTCAGGGGGAGAAGCTCAGAGAATAAGGCTTGCTACCCAGATAGGTTCAGGTCTTATGGGAGTCTTGTATATTTTAGATGAACCTAGTATAGGACTTCACCAGAGGGATAATGAAAAGCTTTTGAGAACTCTTAAAAAGATGAGGGATTTGGGAAACACCCTTATTGTGGTTGAACATGATGAAGATACAATGTATGCAGCGGACTATATTATAGACTTAGGCCCGGGTGCGGGTATCCACGGCGGGGAAATTGTTGCAAAGGGAACTGTGGAAGAAATAAAGCAGAATCCAAAATCCATTACAGGACAGTATCTAAGCGGTAAAAAGTCCATTGATATTCCCAAAAAGAGAAGGGAGCCAAATGGAAAGTGGCTTAAAGT
The genomic region above belongs to Acetivibrio saccincola and contains:
- the uvrB gene encoding excinuclease ABC subunit UvrB; amino-acid sequence: MHKFKIKSDFKPCGDQPAAIDKLVEGINAGFRGQTLLGVTGSGKTFTMANVIERVQKPTLVIAHNKTLAAQLCSEFKEFFPDNCVEYFVSYYDYYQPEAYIPSTDTYIEKDASINDEIDKLRHSATAALFERRDVIIVASVSCIYGLGDPEDYTELMLSLRPGMQRDRDEVIRKLVEIQYDRNDIDFRRGRFRVRGDVLEIFPASSSEEILRVEFFGDEIERITQVDSLTGEIVGIRNHAAIFPASHYATTKEKMDKAIESIEEELEERLKELRAEGKLLEAQRLEQRTRYDIEMMQEVGFCQGIENYSRHISGRKPGSPPFTLIDYFPKDFLMIIDESHVTVPQIGAMYNGDRSRKQSLVEYGFRLPSAFDNRPLKFEEFEERINQIIFVSATPAEYEIKNSKQIVEQIIRPTGLVDPEVIVKPVEGQIDDLIGEISERVEKNQRVLVTTLTKKMAEDLTDYLKEMNFKVKYLHSDIDTIERMEIIRELRLGVFDVLVGINLLREGLDLPEVSLVAILDADKEGFLRSETSLIQTIGRAARNVEGKVIMYADEVTKSMQRAIDETNRRRRIQMEYNKTHGITPRSVVKGIRDVIEPVKAAEEDASYKIDKDKKTMTKEEIKELIDKITAEMKQAAAELQFERAAELRDILMELKEKAK
- the uvrA gene encoding excinuclease ABC subunit UvrA, with translation MVRDKIFIKGAREHNLKDIDVEIPRDKLVVITGVSGSGKSSLAFDTIYAEGQRRYIESLSSYARQFLGQMEKPDVDYIDGLSPAISIDQKTTSRNPRSTVGTVTEIHDYLRLLYARIGVPHCPSCGKEISQQTLDQMVDSIMQLEEGTRIQLLAPVVRGRKGEYKKLLDDIKKSGYVRVRIDNEVMDVNEPIELEKNKKHNIEIVVDRIIVKPNIQKRLADSIETVLKLSDGVLIVDVIGKEEILFSQNFACTDCGISMEELTPRMFSFNNPYGACPSCTGLGSLLKVDPDLVIPNKKLSLKEGAIAVAGWNLAKDDSYASMYMNALANHYNFSLSTPVEDLPEHILDVILYGTKGEKVLAEYNGKYGDGTFMTSFEGIVNSVERRYNETQKEEMKQYYEQFMSENLCSECNGARLKKEVLAVTVGGKNIHEVSCMSVGDAKQFFKDINLSERDRLIARQILKEINERLGFLVDVGLDYLTLSRAAGTLSGGEAQRIRLATQIGSGLMGVLYILDEPSIGLHQRDNEKLLRTLKKMRDLGNTLIVVEHDEDTMYAADYIIDLGPGAGIHGGEIVAKGTVEEIKQNPKSITGQYLSGKKSIDIPKKRREPNGKWLKVVGARENNLKNIDVSFPLGVLTCVTGVSGSGKSSLVNEILYKRLASQLNRARTKAGDHDDIIGIEHLDKVIDIDQSPIGRTPRSNPGTYTGVFDIIRELFAETTESKTRGYKAGRFSFNVRGGRCEACRGDGIIKIEMHFLPDIYVPCEVCKGKRYNRETLEVRYKGKNIAEILDMTVEDALEFFKNIPKIQRKLQTLYDVGLGYIKLGQPSTTLSGGEAQRVKLATELSKRSTGRTMYILDEPTTGLHTADVHRLTDILQRLVEAGNTVVVIEHNLDVIKIADYIIDLGPEGGSNGGYIVAQGTPEEIIRVENSHTGRFLKRILSPVPKLKVL